From the genome of Erythrobacter litoralis, one region includes:
- a CDS encoding nitroreductase codes for MNVTEAVTTRRSIRAFLDKPVEFEKIRRVMDTARWAASGCNYQPWEATILTGQPLKDLQAKITTTPPQEAEYDWTAPGNVDCYKERLNGVSKGMFGAMGIAREDKEGRMKAMARNATSFDAPALLLCYFPRFMKEAQWSDTGMWLQTVALLLREEGLDSCYQEFMALYANVIRDFLGLDHDKTMFFCGMAIGYRDPHAPLNNFERERVPLEEQVRFMGWEEAKETA; via the coding sequence ATGAACGTTACCGAAGCCGTCACCACCCGCCGCTCGATCCGGGCGTTTCTCGACAAGCCGGTCGAGTTCGAGAAAATCCGCCGCGTCATGGACACCGCGCGCTGGGCCGCTTCGGGGTGCAATTACCAGCCATGGGAGGCGACGATCCTCACCGGGCAGCCGCTCAAGGACCTGCAGGCGAAAATCACCACCACCCCGCCGCAGGAGGCCGAGTACGACTGGACCGCGCCCGGCAATGTCGATTGCTACAAGGAGCGGCTCAATGGCGTCTCGAAGGGCATGTTCGGCGCGATGGGCATTGCGCGCGAGGACAAGGAAGGGCGCATGAAGGCGATGGCGAGGAACGCCACCAGCTTCGACGCGCCCGCCCTCTTGCTGTGCTATTTCCCGCGTTTCATGAAGGAGGCGCAGTGGTCGGACACCGGCATGTGGCTCCAGACCGTCGCTCTGCTGCTGCGCGAGGAGGGGCTCGATTCCTGCTACCAGGAATTCATGGCGCTTTATGCCAACGTGATCCGTGATTTCCTCGGGCTCGACCATGACAAGACGATGTTCTTCTGCGGCATGGCGATCGGCTATCGCGATCCGCATGCGCCGCTCAACAATTTCGAGCGCGAGCGCGTGCCGCTTGAAGAACAGGTGCGTTTCATGGGGTGGGAAGAGGCGAAGGAGACCGCCTAG
- a CDS encoding DUF998 domain-containing protein: MRQSGKRRNRDEREGQIFDTSESGSIPRVLGGIVIAGCLTAIVLDLVGLGLSDRVGMIRDTISNLAAKEGDNTPVDELADTGLYAFAAAVLATTAGLARWRIDRLDWKIGAVLLVVVAVCVALIAGYEAYTSGEGTVIHYRLVYVLGGAFPLTVLLTAGQFYEIRRWLGIALYAGGAVWAIAAPFLFLVPTAWDGGYERLLAALMLGWFLTMGVMIWRDPDTKRHIPEDERS, from the coding sequence ATGCGACAATCCGGGAAAAGGCGCAACCGGGACGAACGGGAGGGACAGATCTTCGATACGAGCGAGAGCGGCAGCATTCCGAGAGTCCTTGGCGGGATCGTCATCGCCGGGTGCTTGACAGCGATCGTGCTCGACCTCGTCGGCCTCGGCCTGTCGGACCGGGTCGGCATGATCCGCGACACGATCAGCAATCTCGCGGCGAAGGAGGGCGATAACACCCCGGTCGACGAGCTTGCCGATACCGGCCTCTACGCCTTCGCAGCTGCGGTGCTGGCGACGACCGCGGGGCTGGCGCGCTGGCGGATCGACCGGCTCGACTGGAAGATCGGCGCCGTGCTGCTCGTCGTGGTGGCGGTCTGCGTCGCGCTGATCGCGGGCTACGAAGCCTATACGAGCGGCGAGGGAACGGTGATCCATTACCGGCTGGTCTACGTGCTGGGCGGAGCCTTCCCGCTGACCGTGCTGCTCACCGCCGGGCAATTCTACGAAATCCGCAGATGGCTCGGAATCGCGCTCTATGCAGGCGGCGCGGTGTGGGCGATCGCAGCGCCGTTCCTGTTCCTTGTCCCGACCGCGTGGGACGGAGGCTATGAACGCCTGCTCGCCGCCCTCATGCTCGGCTGGTTCCTGACGATGGGAGTTATGATCTGGCGCGATCCCGACACGAAGCGGCACATCCCCGAGGACGAACGCAGCTAG